Part of the Spartobacteria bacterium genome, CCTTCATTATTTTCATCGGTATCCAACCCTGCATCGTAATCATTCCACCAGCGATAGACGCGTCCCTGAACGGCCACGCGGGGGTAATATTCACTGAGTACCGTTCTTTCTTTGCCTGCGGCGGCGGATAGGGCGGCATCCATGCTTTTCCAGTCCGGATTAAACATATAGGCCTGACCCGCCGCCTCATTCAAATTGATGTGACAGGGGACAAACGGAATGGTGGTATCTGCCGGCTTCACACTGCTGCTCCATTTCATGCCCATGGTATTGGCCAGAGCCGCCTGCGACAGCCGGACATTGCTTTCCAGCGTCGCCACGGCGGCCCGCAGGGTTTCCACCATGACTTTATTGGAAAGATAGTCCGTTTTTTTGACGGTTCCGGCACCTTCTTTATACATGGTTTCCGTAATGTGCAGTGTGGCCTCCATGCGATCCAGTGTATCCTTTCCCGTGGTATAGAGCTGTTCGGCCAGCACGGCTCCGTAATAGAGACGGCGCACGCTGTCCAGCACCTCCAGATCTGTCCGGCGGGCGGCTTCCTGAGCGGCTTGAAGTCCTGCCTCGGTCTGCATACGCATGCCGCTGCGCATGCCGCCGTCAAAAAGCAGCCATGCGGCCCGGGCCTGAGCACTCCATATTTCTTCGTCCAGCAGTTTTATATTATATTCATTCACGGGCATGGCCATGCCCGCCACGGTCATGTTCTGCGCTGGAAACAGAAAGTTGTATGGTTCATCATGCTGCGTGAATCCACCTGAAACGCTCAGTTGTGGCCAGAAGCCCGCCATGGCCTGTGCATGCTGCGCCTCTGCCGCCGCCACCGCAAAGGCCGATGCGGGCCGTTTATGATTCTGTGCCATGGCCAGATCCTCGCATTCATGCAGTGACAAAACCGGGACGACCTGCACCATGCTTTCCGCCCGGGCCGCTGGATGAATCATACTCCCTGAAAGCAGTGCGGAGAACAGAGGCAACCCCAAAAAAGGCCGGCAGTACGAACGAATCCTTGTCATGATATTGCTCCTCTCTTTGCATGAATCATACAACGTGAACAGATTCAAACGCTGTTTAGATTCTATGTAGATTCCACCTTGAATACAATGTTTAATTTGTCACGAAAGAGGCTTTATTCGCCAGGAGGGTATCCCGCGCATAAAAAAAGACTCCTTTCGATCCCTGTTTTTGGCCTGCTGTATTTCATTGCGTACTTGTGATCCCGGATGAGGAATTGATCAGCTGCGAATGGCGTTCCATGAGGTTGCGTGCGGATTCCATACATGACGGAGGGGCGACCACAACCCGGCTTACTTTAAAAACGGAACGCAGCTGGTGACCAACGGTTGATTCTTCCATGGAACTGATTTTATCGATGATGATTTTCCTGTTCCTGGTCGGATAGTCTGGACGAAATAGAAACACATCGTGCACCATGGGCGACGATGATGCGATAATACGCAGGGTTTTGCTGATCTGCGGATTGAGTTCCACAGCGATATCAAAAGCACTTTGAGTGACCAGTGCCGCCGCAACCTGATTGAAAAACAGGGACAGAATGACGTGCGATGGTTTGGTCGACTGCTTCAGTTGACTGAAAAATGGTGTAAGGCCGACAATCCCGTCTTCCAGCAGCAATGTTTCCAGCCAG contains:
- a CDS encoding TolC family protein, producing the protein MTRIRSYCRPFLGLPLFSALLSGSMIHPAARAESMVQVVPVLSLHECEDLAMAQNHKRPASAFAVAAAEAQHAQAMAGFWPQLSVSGGFTQHDEPYNFLFPAQNMTVAGMAMPVNEYNIKLLDEEIWSAQARAAWLLFDGGMRSGMRMQTEAGLQAAQEAARRTDLEVLDSVRRLYYGAVLAEQLYTTGKDTLDRMEATLHITETMYKEGAGTVKKTDYLSNKVMVETLRAAVATLESNVRLSQAALANTMGMKWSSSVKPADTTIPFVPCHINLNEAAGQAYMFNPDWKSMDAALSAAAGKERTVLSEYYPRVAVQGRVYRWWNDYDAGLDTDENNEGWFIGIGLELPLFEGFLTQNKIKAARARMNELAEQRILLEEGLGLQIRKTLIDLDTAEKRYDATLLALNTATENRDLNMRAYQNDMVETKDVITAQLTEAFMALQHHKMCYDHAVLRSKLNYIIGREIMKRARE